A section of the Mangifera indica cultivar Alphonso chromosome 12, CATAS_Mindica_2.1, whole genome shotgun sequence genome encodes:
- the LOC123193719 gene encoding steroid 5-alpha-reductase DET2-like isoform X2 gives MFLSCVFFPPPPSFFVTAMSVVTVVSMANGGYSETKGKHVQYSKFFHSNSEKSAAKQAKVSSRNGMLVLYTPAFLAGLSSFWLFPDEGFRFLLLKSALTFHFFKRIFEVLFIHKYSGSMTLESAIVITVSYFISTATMIFSQHLSQGLPEPSIDFKYFGVIVFLLGIIGNFYHHLLLSEMRKDGEKQYKIPNGGLFDKVVCPHYLFEILVFWGFAFISQTLYAFSIALGTSFYLIGRSFATRNWYQSKFENFPKDVKAVFPYLL, from the exons ATGTTCCTGAGTTGTGTTTTTTTCCCACCACCACCTTCGTTCTTCGTCACAGCTATGTCTGTGGTGACTGTGGTCTCAATGGCAAATGGAGGTTACTCTGAAACCAAGGGAAAGCATGTTCAATATTCCAAGTTTTTTCACAGTAACTCTGAGAAATCTGCGGCAAAACAGGCTAAAGTTTCAAGCAGAAATGGGATGCTTGTCCTTTATACGCCTGCTTTTCTTGCCGgtctttcttctttctggctATTTCCTGATGAGGGTTTCAGGTTTCTTTTGCTTAAGTCCGCTCTCACCTTCCATTTCTTCAAGAGAATTTTTGAG GTATTGTTCATTCATAAATATAGTGGTTCAATGACTCTTGAATCTGCAATTGTTATCACTGTAAGCTATTTCATATCTACTGCAACCATGATATTTTCTCAACACTTATCACAAGGATTGCCAGAGCCATCGATTGATTTCAAGTATTTTGGGGTGATTGTGTTCTTGTTGGGAATAATTGGTAACTTCTACCATCACTTGCTCCTCTCAGAAATGAGAAAAGATGGTGAAAAACAGTATAAAATTCCCAATGGAGGTTTGTTTGACAAAGTAGTGTGCCCACATTATCTATTTGAGATATTAGTGTTTTGGGGATTTGCTTTTATTTCTCAAACTCTGTATGCATTTTCAATTGCTTTAGGCACAAGTTTTTACTTGATAGGAAGGAGCTTTGCCACTAGGAATTGGTACCAatccaaatttgagaatttccCAAAAGATGTCAAGGCTGTTTTTCCTTATTTGTTGTAA
- the LOC123193719 gene encoding steroid 5-alpha-reductase DET2-like isoform X1, producing MFLSCVFFPPPPSFFVTAMSVVTVVSMANGGYSETKGKHVQYSKFFHSNSEKSAAKQAKVSSRNGMLVLYTPAFLAGLSSFWLFPDEGFRFLLLKSALTFHFFKRIFECLLQVLFIHKYSGSMTLESAIVITVSYFISTATMIFSQHLSQGLPEPSIDFKYFGVIVFLLGIIGNFYHHLLLSEMRKDGEKQYKIPNGGLFDKVVCPHYLFEILVFWGFAFISQTLYAFSIALGTSFYLIGRSFATRNWYQSKFENFPKDVKAVFPYLL from the exons ATGTTCCTGAGTTGTGTTTTTTTCCCACCACCACCTTCGTTCTTCGTCACAGCTATGTCTGTGGTGACTGTGGTCTCAATGGCAAATGGAGGTTACTCTGAAACCAAGGGAAAGCATGTTCAATATTCCAAGTTTTTTCACAGTAACTCTGAGAAATCTGCGGCAAAACAGGCTAAAGTTTCAAGCAGAAATGGGATGCTTGTCCTTTATACGCCTGCTTTTCTTGCCGgtctttcttctttctggctATTTCCTGATGAGGGTTTCAGGTTTCTTTTGCTTAAGTCCGCTCTCACCTTCCATTTCTTCAAGAGAATTTTTGAG TGTTTACTACAGGTATTGTTCATTCATAAATATAGTGGTTCAATGACTCTTGAATCTGCAATTGTTATCACTGTAAGCTATTTCATATCTACTGCAACCATGATATTTTCTCAACACTTATCACAAGGATTGCCAGAGCCATCGATTGATTTCAAGTATTTTGGGGTGATTGTGTTCTTGTTGGGAATAATTGGTAACTTCTACCATCACTTGCTCCTCTCAGAAATGAGAAAAGATGGTGAAAAACAGTATAAAATTCCCAATGGAGGTTTGTTTGACAAAGTAGTGTGCCCACATTATCTATTTGAGATATTAGTGTTTTGGGGATTTGCTTTTATTTCTCAAACTCTGTATGCATTTTCAATTGCTTTAGGCACAAGTTTTTACTTGATAGGAAGGAGCTTTGCCACTAGGAATTGGTACCAatccaaatttgagaatttccCAAAAGATGTCAAGGCTGTTTTTCCTTATTTGTTGTAA